One genomic segment of Schistosoma haematobium chromosome 6, whole genome shotgun sequence includes these proteins:
- a CDS encoding hypothetical protein (SECRETED:SignalP(1-24)), with amino-acid sequence MNHRNIWIIIFISLQLLSLKRIKSEENSNNNNGSTEQNGDHHDSSPYPVVFHGNSTDDELYEYELLNQASNEMKEELRKELEQFQQILDELTRKLRSIPNSANTYMMNILFMSICIISLNLFIYV; translated from the coding sequence ATGAATCATAGAAACATTTGGATCATTATCTTTATTAGtttacaattattatcattaaaacgTATAAAATCTGAAGAgaatagcaacaacaacaatggAAGTACTGAACAAAATGGAGACCATCATGATAGTTCTCCTTATCCAGTAGTATTCCATGGAAACTCGACTGATGATGAACTTTATGAATATGAACTTTTGAATCAAGCATCTAATGAAATGAAAGAAGAACTACGTAAAGAACTTGAACAATTTCAACAAATATTAGATGAATTAACTAGAAAATTAAGATCAATTCCCAATTCAGCAAATACATATATgatgaatatattattcatgAGTATTTGTATCATTTCATtgaatctatttatttatgtataa